From Harpia harpyja isolate bHarHar1 chromosome 21, bHarHar1 primary haplotype, whole genome shotgun sequence, one genomic window encodes:
- the EME2 gene encoding LOW QUALITY PROTEIN: probable crossover junction endonuclease EME2 (The sequence of the model RefSeq protein was modified relative to this genomic sequence to represent the inferred CDS: deleted 1 base in 1 codon; substituted 1 base at 1 genomic stop codon), which yields MAGSERLGPGCAARRAAAWAVSESEPESEPELRDLGAAGPAGSPPAAGPAVRPRRRRVPGEAAARRRDRERQKEQEALEKRRREAAAAWRLLWPERCLRLMEVCADPGLLKDPGSDAWVKVLSSLDCKYSFETQAIPCSITWRRNMPNTLSIPDGPMVKSEEEKEVLVLVEPEDFLKRLFSLTQSFVNAPSASQPDLNQVLPLADLEGSSTKTYSLAVIGLDAYRRCNQEHGRQQALSSGKQSPSSQPGPELCITQEEILEALVVLQLWGNIEVLLLDTWQEFGQHVSALTKAIAKRPYKRQLESQELPVCTAGAWASGVRVEKDGTGLWQVWKRQIQQFNRVSPATAAAIAEAYPSPSLLLXAYEECSTEDEKRLLLSDIPVKLDVSSKDRHVGPDLSCRIYLFMVSTDPDLVLDLST from the exons ATGGCCGGGAGCGAGCGGCTCGGCCCGGGCTGTGCGGCCCGGCGAGCGGCCGCCTGGGCGGTCTCCGAGTCGGAGCCTGAGAGCGAGCCCGAGCTCCGCGACCTCGGTGCGGCGGGCCCGGCCGGCTCCCCTcccgcggcgggcccggccgtCCGTCCGAGGCGGCGGAGGGTCCCCGGGGAGGCTGCAGCCAGGAGGCGGGACCGGGAGcggcagaaggagcaggaggcactggagaagcggcggcgggaggcggcggcggcgtggcGGCTCCTGTGGCCGGAGCGGTGCCTGCGGTTGATGGAGGTGTGCGCCGATCCAG GTCTCCTCAAAGATCCTGGCTCAGAT GCTTGGGTGAAGGTTTTAAGTTCCTTGGACTGTAAATATTCTTTTGAGACTCAGGCAATTCCCTGCAGCATAACCTGGAGAAGAAACATGCCAAACACTCTGTCCATTCCA GATGGCCCCATGGTGAAgagtgaagaggagaaagaggtgTTGGTGTTGGTAGAGCCGGAAGATTTTCTTAAGCGCCTCTTTTCCCTAACCCAG AGTTTTGTCAATGCCCCATCAGCGAGTCAGCCTGACCTGAACCAGGTGTTGCCTTTGGCCGATCTGGAGGGCTCCTCCACCAAAACCTACAGCCTGGCCGTCATCGGGCTGGATGCCTACAGGCG GTGTAACCAGGAGCAcggcaggcagcaggcactgaGCTCTGGAAAACAGAGTCCTAGCTCCCAGCCTGGCCCAGAGCTGTGTATTACTCAGGAGGAGATACTGGAG GCGCTGGTGGTGCTGCAGCTGTGGGGTAACATTGAAGTGCTGCTCCTAGACACGTGGCAGGAATTCGGCCAGCATGTCTCTGCACTGACGAAGGCAATAGCAAAACGCCCGTACAA GAGGCAGCTGGAGTCGCAGGAGTTGCCCGTCTGCACTGCCGGGGCCTGGGCCAGCGGGGTGCGAGTGGAGAAGGACGGCACAGGACTCTGGCAGGTGTGGAAGAGACAAATCCAGCAGTTTAACAGGGTCAGccctgcaacagcagcagctataGCGGAAGCATATCCCTCCCCAAGCCTCTTGTTATAG GCCTACGAAGAATGCAGCACAGAAGATGAAAAACGACTCCTGCTGAGTGACATCCCAGTGAAATTGGATGTCAGCAGCAAAGATCGCCATGTTGGGCCAGACTTATCCTGCCGCATCTACCTCTTCATGGTATCCACTGACCCCGACCTTGTCCTGGACCTGAGCACATAG
- the NME3 gene encoding nucleoside diphosphate kinase 3 isoform X2, whose amino-acid sequence MICLVLGLFAGLFQSACSGANERTFVAIKPDGVQRHLVGEIIRRFERKGLQLVGLKLLQASEELLKEHYIALRDRPFYSRLVKYMSSGPVVAMVWQGLDVVKTVRTMIGETNPAESRPGTIRGDFCVEVSKESGLSGREEEGRRPLSPFLGTRAPGELL is encoded by the exons ATGATCTGCTTGGTGCTGGGGCTCTTCGCCGGCCTCTTCCAGAGCG CCTGCAGCGGGGCCAACGAGCGCACCTTCGTGGCCATCAAACCGGACGGGGTCCAGCGGCACCTGGTCGGGGAGATCATCCGGCGGTTCGAGAGGAAGGGCCTGCAGCTGGTGGGGCTGAAGCTCCTGCAG GCCTCAGAGGAGCTGCTGAAAGAGCACTACATTGCCCTTCGTGATCGTCCCTTCTACAGCCGGCTGGTGAAGTACATGAGCTCTGGGCCCGTGGTGGCCATG GTCTGGCAGGGCCTGGATGTGGTCAAGACAGTTCGCACAATGATTGGGGAGACTAACCCAGCTGAATCCAGGCCTGGCACCATCCGAGGAGACTTCTGCGTTGAAGTCAGCAA GGAATCAGGACTGTCAGGCcgtgaagaggaagggaggaggccTCTCAGTCCTTTCCTGGGGACCAGGGCACCTGGAGAGCTGCTCTAG
- the NME3 gene encoding nucleoside diphosphate kinase 3 isoform X1: MICLVLGLFAGLFQSACSGANERTFVAIKPDGVQRHLVGEIIRRFERKGLQLVGLKLLQASEELLKEHYIALRDRPFYSRLVKYMSSGPVVAMVWQGLDVVKTVRTMIGETNPAESRPGTIRGDFCVEVSKNVIHGSDSVESARQEISLWFHPEELTCWEDTAEHWIYA; encoded by the exons ATGATCTGCTTGGTGCTGGGGCTCTTCGCCGGCCTCTTCCAGAGCG CCTGCAGCGGGGCCAACGAGCGCACCTTCGTGGCCATCAAACCGGACGGGGTCCAGCGGCACCTGGTCGGGGAGATCATCCGGCGGTTCGAGAGGAAGGGCCTGCAGCTGGTGGGGCTGAAGCTCCTGCAG GCCTCAGAGGAGCTGCTGAAAGAGCACTACATTGCCCTTCGTGATCGTCCCTTCTACAGCCGGCTGGTGAAGTACATGAGCTCTGGGCCCGTGGTGGCCATG GTCTGGCAGGGCCTGGATGTGGTCAAGACAGTTCGCACAATGATTGGGGAGACTAACCCAGCTGAATCCAGGCCTGGCACCATCCGAGGAGACTTCTGCGTTGAAGTCAGCAA GAATGTGATCCATGGCAGTGACTCAGTTGAGAGTGCCCGGCAGGAGATCTCCCTCTGGTTCCACCCGGAGGAGCTGACTTGCTGGGAGGACACGGCTGAGCACTGGATCTACGCGTGA